From the genome of Diabrotica virgifera virgifera chromosome 8, PGI_DIABVI_V3a:
attttagtgcgtttgatatttttaaataagaaagccttcaagcagtgtttttattttacaGCTCTTActagaaaagagatattcggataaatcaaaaaacaaaaccttagtgatacctccagaataatacataagaataattttttaaaattagtattatTCTTAGTTGTATTTACGCAAATTACATATACATCCAatggttgaaaatagtgtcgcgcccggttgattggcaattaaaaagcaggggttttcgatattgtattgcaaaaaactcttcgggatttcatcaatcgatgttcaaagaatatttacctaccttggcaacattaaaattttcagtttttcacatagtttacGAAGGTTAAAAAtcgccgatttcgcaatttttaaaattttaatcgcttatatgtcaaaaactatcaacttaagagaaaagtcactaaagacctttgctgtttggaatgatccagaaaacctaaaaaaactttggtcgatgtaaaaaaataattttaggaaaaaaacaaaaaaaaaaacgtttaaaaaatttttgacccacttttggacctggcaacatgaaaatttgttaaaagggttCCTTTTTgggtaagattgtgcaaaaatccgaataaaaatatttttcctagcggatgcgcagtgaaTTTCCGGACTATATATAAGTACAATATGCCTGATCTATGTGAGACAATATTTCCATCTTTGTCTTAAAGTTGGAAGAGTTTCTTTTtgcaatatactattttctttttcttaatTCTTTCATGCATTTGCTTTCTTAGGTATAACTAAAGCACTAAAGAAAGCCAAACGAAAGATTGCCAATAATAACAAAGTATATAGaaatatcgatacatttttggcaaagtaacttAAGTGGCATTtttgaaaatcatatttttcatttaaactaacgctattattgttcagaaggtactgccaaagtgtagtaagcctatatataatgtttaaagtaattctaggcttactacactttggaagtatcttctaaacaataatagtgttagtttaatggaaaaacaggattctcgccaaaaatgtcacttacgttactttggcaaaaatgtatcgatattgTCCAATACAATTGAACAAGCAGATGAGATTTCAGATGAGTGGAATCTATAGCACTTTTCAGATAGTTCTTGAAGGATTTTTCCAGATACCAAATCGAAACCAATAGCCTCTAATAGTGAACTTGTTTTGAAGCAGATCCATTTAGAAGGGGACATTCAGATAGTCGGCAATTTCGTATTCTTCTTCAGCAGATAAATCTTAAGGAAAGGGCATAAATACTGTTTTTAGATATTGGCCAAAAATTAAAGATCTTTAAAAATGTAtgaacattttcaatttcttttcaacGCGAAATAGCAGCAGcggcataatactctggttaaataggagagtgcaggaagagtctatacctgTTTCGGatgtcttttccccctcatcagtagtcccatatcctcttctctccgatttctccaggtatcacactttggccttcccgaattgcaaagaaagaaatgtcacgcaTGAACTAGAgtcatctaccgaaaaacaaagtaagttttCAATCGAAgtagtacagaaaacgacaataagtATCGTTCCCTAAAATAAATCTCgagaggtgtaaccaaagaaagtatttcacctgttgtcaatctggtggtatgggaacgatatttattgtcgttttctgtgctacttcgattgataacttactttgtttttcggtagatggttctagttcatccgtgacatttccttctttgcaattcggaaaggcccaaagtgtgataccTGGAGAAATTGAAGAGAAggggatatgggactactgatgagggggaaaagacctccggaaccggtatagactcttcctgcactctccgatttaatggtgtaactttttactgaaccatatgtggaccatatagaacaatttggtgtaggaggaaaacttttattttggatgtctgggttaggcctttatttggaccaattataccatgctacctccgtaacttgggaaccgttcattttagaaggattatgcataggaccttttttatttaaaatttactgtagaacatttttgtatataaggttgttcatgctaaaccgcacagttttagaaatattgacgaaaaacctaaaaaactacgaatttaccgatttctcccccctctaccccccaaacacgacgctcaaaatggtgtcacttttttctgaacattatgtggaccatatagaacaatttggtgttggaggataactttcactttggatgtctgagttatgccatcttttggatcaattctatcatacgATACTCCATACTAAAACAATTACAGAAACCGGAACAAAGGCTAGGAAATTCGAGCCATCGAAAATGACCCTAGTTGTGGGTTCcttatattccagtgctttcttAGCAATTCTCACTTGAAGAATTCGGTccatatttttaatatatttctcTATTCTTTAAGCATATGCCCGTATGTGAAAATTATTTATTCAAAGTTTACACATCATTTTGACTTAATTCAATATTCGGACGAAAATTTTTTCCTGGCTTGCTTATTCGTTGTATTTCCCTACATGCGTTTTTCTCTGTTTTATTTGACATTCCTTCTTAAACTATTCTCTGACTACTGTTGTATACTtctattttttcgtaaaattagagATTACTTATCCGTTTTTTAAGTTCTTCGCTTGTGATTTCAGAAGGTTATAGATAATTGTTAACATCTTTCTTATGCCTGTTTATAAATAATTCAGATATACGTCATAACTGCATGGTCCTGTATTTTATTTAGCTGGAAAATTGGAGGtagttttataaaaaagaacaaaTTTGTGCAGTTTCTAGgatttagaatatttttattataccCTTGCCgtatacaaaattaacaaattcaGAAACCACCTTTCAGTACTGATTTGTTAACGGCGTCCATTATGGTGTCCATTACCATTTTGTTGTCCATTATTATTAGTGTGGCCATTTCCGTTCTGTTGTCCGTTCCCATTTTGGTGACCATTCTGTCCTTGATTTTGCAGATGGGCTGGAACGGTACGTGAACGACCTCGTTCTTGAGGTGAAGGCGAACGTTGAGGAGGATTAGGGTCATAATTTTTCGACTCGACAGATTCCATCAGGTACAATGAAATGCAGGCAAAGCAAATCATCAAacaaattaatttgttaccctaaaagaaatttgaaataattttattaataatctACCTTGGATTAATATTTAATACTGCGATATATTTTCTTTATAAATTGAGAAGAGggtcaaaaatgaaaaatatacaaTGAAGAACAAATGAAGAACGGATATGAACACATATTAGTTGCGTTCGCGGATACTCTGGACAATTTGTCGCCGACAATTCCTAACCTCACCTAATGTAAAttataccgttaatagataaatatacactgtatatttacttttagttaatattaataactactactactactatcggtttacagcgttcttcgacgccttccgactcctaaccgccattcttctctgtttaaccatagacctggagggatttctctttcctctagttctttttcaattccctccctccagcttcttctcggccttcctctttttcttctcccttgtggtgtccatgccaaaacctgtttagggatcctgccatctggcattctctgtacatggccgtaccataccagttgttttgtttttatgtcatcaattattgtatgtgttacGCCTATCATTTCTCGTATTTTCTCgttcggtatccgatctcttcttgatttgcctgctgctcttctccagaagtccatttctgttactagtaacattttctgggctctttgtttcagtggccaaacttcactgtcatatgtgattatacttttaagtatgcaattgtatatgagctgtttgttcgctttagatattgtctggtcccacagaatgccgttcatcatggatatggcttttctaccctatatgtttctgtcttttatagcagcatcgagtgttctatcttgagttatcttcatgcccaggtattTGTATTCATCGCAgagtttaatttctaccccatcgtctaatgtaatggactgctttgttcctccaatacacatggcttcagttttcttaatgttaacttcgaggccccatttgttatattcttctattagcttccgcgtcatgtaacttaagtcgtcatgatcttgagcaatcagaatttggtcatcagcgaaacataaagtgtatagtgttgtgtcgtcattgagagggattcccatgccattacattttcttttccacagcttgagtgcttgttccagaaaaattttaaaaagggtaggcgaaatacaacaaccctgcttcaatccttttgtgaccttaaatccctcagacatccttgatgcagttttaatttttgcagtcgttccattatacagactttggactgctttgataagaccatgtttaatgttggtttgatgtagggttgaccatagtttgctgaggggcacactgtcatatgctttttgtaagtctaTGTGTACCAGGTAAACTTCTTTATTGGcggctgtttttttctcaataacttgcgtaatagagtacaggtggtctactgtggaccgcccacctctaaagccagcttgctcctctgcttcgtaatctctatagtcattttctattttgttcttaataagtttCCCATAGATCCTATTTATTGTGCTGTTTGCCGCAATTCCGCAATacatattaataactaattatttaattataataagtaaatataccttgtatatttatctattaacgatattatttgtattattttaaagtgcgcatgcgttttctGACAAATGATCCAATTTTATGACAATTTCAGGTACCTGCGAACGCAACTATTATATACTAAACAAACACACCTAGCAGCAGAAAAAAACATTAGAAGGAAAAATTACCatataaattataaaaacaaaaaaccatATTGGTGGACAacaaagacagaaaaccaaataaaagaaaaaaaagaaagattTCCAAAAGTGGCTGACCACAGAAGATCAAGAAGACAGAAGTGTATAGAGCAGGTagacttatgaaaaaaaaatgattaagagAAAATTTTGCAGCACAAAAACtctattttggtaaaaaaaatgtaaagataTTAATAGAAAATGCAATGGAGGCATGAAAAACGTTGAggcaatagaatatgcagtccatttaagatGACTATGGAACTACTACAGAACTGCACCACGTCTCCTACcctgtttaaaatattcctggaaaaaaaCTTGAAATCTtggaaaagaaagtgcgaagaAATGGGTGTACCAGTACGGAACGAATATCTAGATATCGTAAGTTTagctgacgaccaaatagtggTCGTACAAGATGAAGGTGGcctcagttttatgatgagaaaactggaacagCAATAGACTaagaatgggatggaaataaaccaaaataaagctgtatacctaacaacggagaatacaaaaataaaacagctggaaatagacgaaggtaaacaaatgaaaggaacagacaagtacaagtatttaagttttataatatcaaacaaaggaacaacggaagaagatataaaaaaaagaCTAGGACGAACAAGAGAGTGCATACGAAATTTGAAACCGGTGCGGTGTTATAGGAAcatcaatataaaaataaaaagaagaatgtataataccatgacaagaagtatcctcacttatgggtgtgaaaattggtcAGTAAATAAGTaaacgaaaaacaaaataagggcaACAGATATGGAATTCCTAAgcagaagctgcagagtaacaagatgAGAGAGAATAAATAACATACAGCTTAAGAACAGAATGGGAATGAACTCAGATgtaatagactacatcgaacagaagagattaatcTGGTACGGGCATGtcagaacagtaaaccaaaatctTTGGATAAATAGAATAACAGAATTGAGCCCGATATGAAGTAGGAGGAGAGACATCCTCAGAAAGCTTTCAGaaatgaagtggacgaagcaatggaaagaagaaatctgcaaGAAGGCAAATGGCAAAACAGAAAAAACTGGAGAGAATGGTTAACTGAAGGAGTAAAGTGAAAACTGTGGGAATCCTTAGTATATATAGAAGGTAGCGATTTTAGACGTGGTAAACGGTaaacaagaaaaagaagaaaatgtcgtGACTCCGAAATATAAgacaatggacagggattaacgatatacaatctctgatacatatTGCAAAAAACAGAgggttaatggaaaatgtgatcgctaacaccAATGAGTacatttgcatctgaagaagaagaagaaccagcAAACAGGATATACTGCGTAATGCCACGGATACgtaagtaaaaataaaattcgacttttactagttgaaaaagactaaatatttaattataattaaattataaatataataattatgatttaattataattataataaatataattataattaaatcTTTAATTATAAAAAGATGATAAGCGGACAACAAAATTATTTTGTGATGCGCAAAATTAAAGAGGagctaataaataaaaaaaatatgctattATTTATGCCAGGATTATGTTTAACTGAAAATGTACAATATAAATTACgcatttaaaaaacattctaCACATTTTACTATAA
Proteins encoded in this window:
- the LOC126889800 gene encoding uncharacterized protein LOC126889800, whose product is MMGNKLICLMICFACISLYLMESVESKNYDPNPPQRSPSPQERGRSRTVPAHLQNQGQNGHQNGNGQQNGNGHTNNNGQQNGNGHHNGRR